One genomic segment of Deltaproteobacteria bacterium includes these proteins:
- a CDS encoding GIY-YIG nuclease family protein has protein sequence MSSKSRTLYTGVTNNLERRVYEHKQKLTPGFTSKYNIVNLIYFEMTQNVYSAIAGEKEIKGWVRNKKIALIESANPEWQDLSDEWYGKRDSSLRSE, from the coding sequence ATGAGCAGCAAATCGCGCACGCTTTACACGGGTGTTACGAATAATCTTGAACGGCGGGTCTATGAGCATAAACAAAAGCTCACTCCTGGCTTCACCAGCAAGTATAATATCGTTAATCTCATCTACTTTGAAATGACTCAAAATGTTTATTCTGCTATTGCCGGGGAGAAAGAAATTAAAGGGTGGGTGCGAAATAAGAAAATCGCCCTGATTGAGTCGGCGAATCCAGAATGGCAGGATCTGAGCGATGAGTGGTATGGAAAAAGAGATTCTTCGCTTCGCTCAGAATGA
- a CDS encoding nucleotidyltransferase family protein, with translation MSGMEKEILRFAQNDNKREVKSQLAMISGIILAAGESRRMGSPKALLRYQGKTFIERICHNFLAAGIDELVVVLGARADELRRAIPAHPRLRTILNPRYFQGQLSSLMAGIGALSAESEAAIVNLVDHPMIEASTVSALLASFRADPLPILIAAYNGKRGHPVLFSRQVYGEILAAPLDQGAKVVVRKDPSRVRELELDDPGILADIDTPEDYRRYVGGTK, from the coding sequence ATGAGTGGTATGGAAAAAGAGATTCTTCGCTTCGCTCAGAATGACAACAAGCGAGAGGTTAAATCTCAACTTGCCATGATCTCCGGCATCATCCTCGCGGCTGGCGAATCGCGCCGCATGGGTTCTCCCAAGGCGCTGCTCCGTTATCAGGGAAAAACCTTCATTGAGCGTATTTGCCACAATTTCCTGGCGGCTGGGATCGACGAGCTGGTGGTCGTGCTTGGCGCGCGGGCGGACGAACTGCGGCGGGCGATTCCCGCTCATCCCCGGCTGCGCACGATCCTGAATCCCCGCTATTTCCAGGGGCAGCTTTCTTCGCTCATGGCTGGCATTGGCGCTTTGTCCGCCGAGAGCGAAGCGGCCATTGTCAATCTCGTCGATCATCCGATGATAGAGGCGAGCACGGTCAGCGCGTTGCTGGCCTCGTTTCGTGCTGACCCCTTACCGATTCTCATCGCCGCCTACAACGGCAAGCGCGGACATCCGGTGCTGTTCTCTCGCCAAGTGTACGGAGAGATTCTCGCCGCGCCGCTCGACCAAGGGGCGAAAGTAGTCGTCAGAAAAGATCCCTCTCGTGTGAGAGAGCTGGAACTCGACGATCCCGGTATTCTCGCCGATATCGACACGCCGGAGGATTACCGGCGGTACGTCGGCGGCACGAAGTGA
- a CDS encoding DUF1640 domain-containing protein yields MGAITFDTLKFTKRLKEAGFTEPQAEAIADSFLQATGEAEVATKRGIERLEAKLVGELILVKGELTLVKWMLGVLLGGVMTLVLKTFFPS; encoded by the coding sequence ATGGGCGCGATCACCTTCGACACGCTGAAATTCACCAAGCGGCTCAAAGAGGCGGGATTTACCGAGCCGCAAGCTGAGGCCATCGCCGATTCTTTTCTCCAAGCCACCGGAGAAGCCGAAGTCGCCACCAAGCGCGGCATCGAACGTCTCGAAGCAAAACTCGTTGGGGAGCTGATCCTAGTGAAAGGGGAACTGACCCTAGTGAAATGGATGCTGGGCGTACTCCTCGGCGGTGTCATGACCCTGGTGCTCA